From Patescibacteria group bacterium, a single genomic window includes:
- a CDS encoding MBL fold metallo-hydrolase — protein MYISWLGQSCFKIQDKTTPDGVTLVTDPFDKSIGLKVPNFEADIVTVSHNHQDHNNTSALRGNPFIIDSAGEYDRKGVMIEGVESYHDDKGGAKQGKNIMYRIEIDDITIVHLGDLGHILDNKQLEKVGGADILLIPVGGTYTLDAKNAVEVVSQIEPRIVIPMHYKTKDLKISLDGVDKFIKELGLKPTIEEKLKISKRDLPAEDMELVILNL, from the coding sequence ATGTACATATCCTGGCTAGGACAATCCTGCTTTAAGATCCAAGACAAAACAACTCCGGATGGCGTAACTTTAGTCACCGACCCTTTTGACAAATCCATCGGCTTAAAAGTGCCTAACTTTGAGGCGGATATTGTTACTGTCAGCCATAACCATCAGGATCATAATAATACAAGCGCTCTGCGCGGCAATCCTTTTATAATTGACAGCGCCGGCGAATACGATCGGAAGGGAGTAATGATTGAGGGCGTAGAGTCCTATCATGACGACAAGGGAGGGGCTAAGCAGGGAAAAAATATAATGTATCGGATTGAAATTGACGATATTACCATAGTCCATCTCGGGGATTTGGGCCATATTCTTGATAACAAACAATTGGAAAAAGTGGGCGGAGCCGATATTTTGTTAATCCCTGTGGGCGGCACTTACACTTTAGACGCCAAAAATGCGGTGGAAGTCGTTTCCCAAATTGAGCCGCGAATAGTTATCCCGATGCATTACAAAACTAAGGATTTAAAAATAAGCCTTGACGGAGTTGATAAGTTCATTAAAGAATTGGGGCTTAAACCGACGATTGAAGAAAAATTAAAAATCAGTAAAAGAGATCTGCCGGCCGAAGATATGGAGCTGGTGATCCTTAACTTGTGA
- a CDS encoding response regulator translates to MGNKKKILVVEDDQMICSMYRTKFEADGFACLVANDGQIGLETARKEKPDLIMLDVILPQLDGFSVLKELKADSKTKNIPIIMLTNLGTNEDKTKGEKLGAADYWVKASLTPAEISKKIKEHLK, encoded by the coding sequence ATGGGCAACAAAAAGAAAATTCTCGTCGTGGAAGACGACCAAATGATTTGTTCAATGTACAGAACCAAATTTGAGGCTGACGGCTTTGCCTGTCTGGTGGCTAACGACGGGCAAATTGGCTTAGAGACCGCCAGGAAAGAAAAACCGGATCTTATAATGCTTGACGTGATTCTGCCCCAATTAGACGGCTTTTCCGTCCTGAAAGAACTAAAAGCCGACAGCAAAACAAAAAACATACCCATTATTATGCTCACTAACTTGGGCACGAATGAAGATAAGACCAAGGGGGAAAAACTAGGAGCGGCCGATTACTGGGTTAAAGCCAGTTTGACCCCGGCCGAAATCAGCAAAAAAATTAAAGAGCATCTGAAATAA